The window aatgaaattagtttcatctaatttggatatcggagtaaaacattatggttgatctacttcagactatcaaaacagtccaccaaaggacagattcgagaattatttgattttcaggggcgttttggtcatttcccctcacccaaaatctgtccaaaccttatatttcatcaaattccctcaaaaagaaaaccctaagctccttcatccaactttaagaacctccaaagttcaccattaattctgcaaatttattcaagattccaagttcctagttcaagaacttcaagaacctccaaagttcaccattaattctgcaaagttattcaagattccaagtttctagttcaagaactccaagaaccatcattcaaaggcacgattaacatctcaaaaatgagtatcgatctaaagttcatcattcaaggtatgtggggtttttcaacatgaactctctttcgttcttgtgcccaaaagtaattttctttacaaaggcatgatttttatttgattttttatgaatttgaagcatgaacccatatcttatgatgattatcatgaaatcttgatgttttatgattttgaaagatgaatttacatgtatggtgatataaagcataaatcttgaatgatatttatcatgattttgatatttaggtcgtgaatccccattggaaattgtgtttttttagaaagtgtgtgttataagtacgttgatgttgaatatttgagatattttgaatgatttaaccttttcgtcttaatggagtttttttgaacttgagtgtgaaagaaaaccacaacgtggttgattttgatagatgggaagcatgatgtatcctgatgtatatttatatattattaaaattgttttgttgtggattgtctttgaaatgatctgagctaagtctgagagaaatctttagcaccgagtgagaggtataaagcgaccttacttccctagaactacgtgcccccgtaggagtgaggctgaggctaatttatatagtgatcactagttttgtgtggatttgatatcgatagtcctactccaatggcaaggataggacggctctccccaatgtgggttgtacgttggacttcatgtagctcacatggtttatgtcagttataggatctcccagtgtgtgtgtgtNNNNNNNNNNNNNNNNNNNNNNNNNNNNNNNNNNNNNNNNNNNNNNNNNNNNNNNNNNNNNNNNNNNNNNNNNNNNNNNNNNNNNNNNNNNNNNNNNNNNNNNNNNNNNNNNNNNNNNNNNNNNNNNNNNNNNNNNNNNNNNNNNNNNNNNNNNNNNNNNNNNNNNNNNNNNNNNNNNNNNNNNNNNNNNNNNNNNNNNNNNNNNNNNNNNNNNNNNNNNNNNNNNNNNNNNNNNNNNNNNNNNNNNNNNNNNNNNNNNNNNNNNNNNNNNNNNNNNNNNNNNNNNNNNNNNNNNNNNNNNNNNNNNNNNNNNNNNNNNNNNNNNNNNNNNNNNNNNNNNNNNNNNNNNNNNNNNNNNNNNNNNNNNNNNNNNNNNNNNNNNNNNNNNNNNNNNNNNNNNNNNNNNNNNNNNNNNNNNNNNNNNNNNNNNNNNNNNNNNNNNNNNNNNNNNNNNNNNNNNNNNNNNNNNNNNNNNNNNNNNNNNNNNNNNNNNNNNNNNNNNNNNNNNNNNNNNNNNNNNNNNNNNNNNNNNNNNNNNNNNNNNNNNNNNNNNNNNNNNNNNNNNNNNNNNNNNNNNNNNNNNNNNNNNNNNNNNNNNNNNNNNNNNNNNNNNNNNNNNNNNNNNNNNNNNNNNNNNNNNNNNNNNNNNNNNNNNNNNNNNNNNNNNNNNNNNNNNNNNNNNNNNNNNNNNNNNNNNNNNNNNNNNNNNNNNNNNNNNNNNNNNNNNNNNNNNNNNNNNNNNNNNNNNNNNNNNNNNNNNNNNNNNNNNNNNNNNNNNNNNNNNNNNNNNNNNNNNNNNNNNNNNNNNNNNNNNNNNNNNNNNNNNNNNNNNNNNNNNNNNNNNNNNNNNNNNNNNNNNNNNNNNNNNNNNNNNNNNNNNNNNNNNNNNNNNNNNNNNNNNNNNNNNNNNNNNNNNNNNNNNNNNNNNNNNNNNNNNNNNNNNNNNNNNNNNNNNNNNNNNNNNNNNNNNNNNNNNNNNNNNNNNNNNNNNNNNNNNNNNNNNNNNNNNNNNNNNNNNNNNNNNNNNNNNNNNNNNNNNNNNNNNNNNNNNNNNNNNNNNNNNNNNNNNNNNNNNNNNNNNNNNNNNNNNNNNNNNNNNNNNNNNNNNNNNNNNNNNNNNNNNNNNNNNNNNNNNNNNNNNNNNNNNNNNNNNNNNNNNNNNNNNNNNNNNNNNNNNNNNNNNNNNNNNNNNNNNNNNNNNNNNNNNNNNNNNNNNNNNNNNNNNNNNNNNNNNNNNNNNNNNNNNNNNNNNNNNNNNNNNNNNNNNNNNNNNNNNNNNNNNNNNNNNNNNNNNNNNNNNNNNNNNNNNNNNNNNNNNNNNNNNNNNNNNNNNNNNNNNNNNNNNNNNNNNNNNNNNNNNNNNNNNNNNNNNNNNNNNNNNNNNNNNNNNNNNNNNNNNNNNNNNNNNNNNNNNNNNNNNNNNNNNNNNNNNNNNNNNNNNNNNNNNNNNNNNNNNNNNNNNNNNNNNNNNNNNNNNNNNNNNNNNNNNNNNNNNNNNNNNNNNNNNNNNNNNNNNNNNNNNNNNNNNNNNNNNNNNNNNNNNNNNNNNNNNNNNNNNNNNNNNNNNNNNNNNNNNNNNNNNNNNNNNNNNNNNNNNNNNNNNNNNNNNNNNNNNNNNNNNNNNNNNNNNNNNNNNNNNNNNNNNNNNNNNNNNNNNNNNNNNNNNNNNNNNNNNNNNNNNNNNNNNNNNNNNNNNNNNNNNNNNNNNNNNNNNNNNNNNNNNNNNNNNNNNNNNNNNNNNNNNNNNNNNNNNNNNNNNNNNNNNNNNNNNNNNNNNNNNNNNNNNNNNNNNNNNNNNNNNNNNNNNNNNNNNNNNNNNNNNNNNNNNNNNNNNNNNNNNNNNNNNNNNNNNNNNNNNNNNNNNNNNNNNNNNNNNNNNNNNNNNNNNNNNNNNNNNNNNNNNNNNNNNNNNNNNNNNNNNNNNNNNNNNNNNNNNNNNNNNNNNNNNNNNNNNNNNNNNNNNNNNNNNNNNNNNNNNNNNNNNNNNNNNNNNNNNNNNNNNNNNNNNNNNNNNNNNNNNNNNNNNNNNNNNNNNNNNNNNNNNNNNNNNNNNNNNNNNNNNNNNNNNNNNNNNNNNNNNNNNNNNNNNNNNNNNNNNNNNNNNNNNNNNNNNNNNNNNNNNNNNNNNNNNNNNNNNNNNNNNNNNNNNNNNNNNNNNNNNNNNNNNNNNNNNNNNNNNNNNNNNNNNNNNNNNNNNNNNNNNNNNNNNNNNNNNNNNNNNNNNNNNNNNNNNNNNNNNNNNNNNNNNNNNNNNNNNNNNNNNNNNNNNNNNNNNNNNNNNNNNNNNNNNNNNNNNNNNNNNNNNNNNNNNNNNNNNNNNNNNNNNNNNNNNNNNNNNNNNNNNNNNNNNNNNNNNNNNNNNNNNNNNNNNNNNNNNNNNNNNNNNNNNNNNNNNNNNNNNNNNNNNNNNNNNNNNNNNNNNNNNNNNNNNNNNNNNNNNNNNNNNNNNNNNNNNNNNNNNNNNNNNNNNNNNNNNNNNNNNNNNNNNNNNNNNNNNNNNNNNNNNNNNNNNNNNNNNNNNNNNNNNNNNNNNNNNNNNNNNNNNNNNNNNNNNNNNNNNNNNNNNNNNNNNNNNNNNNNNNNNNNNNNNNNNNNNNNNNNNNNNNNNNNNNNNNNNNNNNNNNNNNNNNNNNNNNNNNNNNNNNNNNNNNNNNNNNNNNNNNNNNNNNNNNNNNNNNNNNNNNNNNNNNNNNNNNNNNNNNNNNNNNNNNNNNNNNNNNNNNNNNNNNNNNNNNNNNNNNNNNNNNNNNNNNNNNNNNNNNNNNNNNNNNNNNNNNNNNNNNNNNNNNNNNNNNNNNNNNNNNNNNNNNNNNNNNNNNNNNNNNNNNNNNNNNNNNNNNNNNNNNNNNNNNNNNNNNNNNNNNNNNNNNNNNNNNNNNNNNNNNNNNNNNNNNNNNNNNNNNNNNNNNNNNNNNNNNNNNNNNNNNNNNNNNNNNNNNNNNNNNNNNNNNNNNNNNNNNNNNNNNNNNNNNNNNNNNNNNNNNNNNNNNNNNNNNNNNNgcccacattcgaagatgtgggctgcattttctcggaatgtaggttcagatgctcaattccaagttcgacagtgattcttcgagcacgctatTCTACACTCTctgttttggtgagtcctcatgttctgaggacgtgatgtctgatgttggttttatgaaattgtttacatttgataactgagtataagtcagttggggcatgtctcaatggctcgctggttttattgattttcttagaggcttgtcatactagtatagatgttgggagttgactaataagtcgtattttgttatctttctaaaattcttttattcttggatgatgattactgtgttgatatttgagggttatttatggaaacctcgttgatttgtgttgaactgaatgaaaatggctcaaagggttagcttggggctactcgtagcctcaagcactgtgtgacactccgggacccattttttgggttttacagacttggtatcagagcctaatggtTTAAactgtcctagggagtctgacaagccgcgttaagtagagtcttgatcatcggtgtgtagcgcgccatatctatgagcaagagactacaagatgttttaggaaaaagtgtgattctttctttcagaagtctatcgtgcttaaagtgtctctctctgctattgattcgtgctctcttctttcagaaatatgcctccacatcgagcgagaagaaataatgatggttagtAACCTCAATCcgttgacccattgaatgaaaacgtgtcttatgctgaattttaggcagcctttcaggcgctggcccaagctgttactgcaaatattcagcaTAACCCGACCTCGGCTCCatagcagtagggaggtgattcagctgctgtcaggatccgtgacttcatgcgaaTGAATCtgctggaattctatgggtccaagtctgatgaagatccacggttgtttttagaggaggtgcagaagcttactcaggtgatgcatgtatctgagaaacataatgtggagttggctgcgtatcagttgaaagacctcgcttatgactgggttgttgcttggaggaaaggtagaggttaAGGAGTTGTCCGtacgacttggcaagagttcgaagatgcattcctggataagtttttccctttggagatgagggaggtgaaggtagaagagtttatgaacctgtgacagggctctatgactgttagggagtactgtctaaagttcaatcagttggccaagtatgctcctgacttagtggctgataatcgggctaatatgagtaagtttgtgactggagtgtctagtcatgtggttaaggagtgtaggagtgtgacatctcaaaaaatgcttttcgaactcgttatggccattttgggtttcttgttatgtcttttgggttaactaatgccccagcagctttcatggacctcatgaatcgagtgttcagaccatatgtGGATATGcttttcatagtgttcatcgatgatatactggggtactcccgtagtgaggatgaacattctgatcatctccgaactatcttacaaacccttagagatcacaagttgtttgtcaagttcagtaagtgtgagttttggctaaggtgagttgcttttctgggtcatatcacttcttccgagggtattagagttgatccccaaaagactaaagctgttagaaattggcctagacctatttctccgactgatatctgaagtttcttgggtttagctggctattacctccattttgttgagggtttttcctttatagcgtctcctatgactcggttgacccaaaagaaagtgaagttcttatggtccgaatcttgtgagaagagtttttaagagttgaagactcgactcacttcagcccctgttttgactttgcctgaaggcgttgagggttttgtggtgtactgtgatgcttcgagagttgggttgggttgcgtattgatgcagaagggtaaggtgatagcttatgcttctagacagttaaaaccccatgagaaaaactaccccgCCCATGActttgagttggctgctgttgtgtttgcattgaaaatctggagacactatttgtatggtgtccatgttgatgttttcactgatcataagagtctgcagtatgtgtttacccagagagaattgaatcttagacagagtcgatggttagaattgttaaaggactatgatatgagtgtgttgtaccatccaggcaaggccaatattgtggcggatgccctatgTAGAGCGTCCATGGATaatgtttcgcatgtggtagaaggtaagaaagagttggctcgtgatgtatatcgtttggctagattgggggttaggttgtttgactctgctgaaggtagtataggggttcagaatAGTTCCGAATCATCCTTGGTTTCgcaagtgaaggaaaagcaatacttagatgctaatttggtcagactgaaggagtcagtcaaggaccaaaaagtagaggttttctcccaagggggagatggtgtgttgagattgtagggtagattgtgtgtcccgaatgttgatgatctgagacagaggattatggctgaagcacacgcggcgcaatattctattcatcctggagccaccaagatgtactgagacttgcgggaaatctattggtgaagtggcatgaataaagatatagcagcgtttgtagctaagtgtgcaacatgccaacaggttaaggttgaacaccaaagacctggtggtatgatgcaagagtttagtattcccacctggaagtgggtatagataaatatggacttcgtgattggtttacctccttcccgacgtcatcatgattccatttggattgtggttgatagattgactaagtctgctcatttcttgcctgttcatacttcatgtacttctgaggattacgctagattgcaTATCCGAGatctagtcagactgcatggagttcccctgtctatcatttcggataggggtactcagttcacttcgtaatttgggaaagctttttagaagggtcttggtacccaagtgcttttaagttttgcctttcatcctcagacctatggtcaggctgagcggaccatctagactttagaggatatgttgagagcttgtgcacttgactttaagggaagttgggatgatcacttacctttgatagagtttgcttacaataacagtttctactctagtattggcatggctccgtttgaagccttatatgagagaaagtgtagatcacccataggttggctcgaggtgggtgaagcggctgtgagtggtcctgatttggtatttgaggctatggaaaaagttaagttgattagggaaaggttgaaaactgggcagagtcgtcagaagtcatatgcggatgttagaaggagagaccttgagtttgaagttggtgacctagtgtatctgaaaatttcacccgtgagaggggtgaagagattcggaaaaaaggggaagcttagtccccgttatgttggtccttacaaaattcttagtcgtgttggtaaggtagcttatgaggtcaagttgccttccgagctttcctctgttcatccaatattccatgtcttcatgcttagaaagcatattagcgatgctgtggtagtggaatCCTCTGTGAGTACtaatattcaagaaaatctttcttttgatgagattcctgttgagattcttgatttcagtgtccgaataataagaaacaaagaagttcccttggtcaaagtgttgtggcgaaatcaatctgttgagggtgcaacttgggaagctgaggcggatatgcgatccaagtactcgcacctattttccgcgaactccgatcaagccgaaggtaccgttctttcctaaatcatgcacttttgataaaagttgcagcagttcagctatcatttattatgtgttcagctgtagtttcttgaatttatgcattctatgttacattcggagtgagaaacgatgtggtgatgagtctaacgaatggtttcagctatatgctctatttcctatctaatatttgcatgtctagcatcattcgaggacgattgtatccaaggggggatgatgtaataccccggaaaattttttgttgaaattttatgcgtaaacctgctgggttctatcttctagattgaattataaatttttcgtgtgaaatgtcttagatgataacccaccattgcgtagagtatcgaataagctttccaacgatatgtggatcatccaaaacagacacccaagtgatgagttatgaacattccgatcgaactaaaacgtgcaggaaaaagtactgaggcctggtgtattttttctccaactttaaacgatcataactccttgtacataatgatctgggtgatctactatatatcaacggaaagctctgcgagtcctccttccgatgaaattagtttcatctaatttgtctattggagcaaaaagttatggtcgatctacttcagactatcaaaacagtccaccaaaggacagattcgagaattatttaattttcagtcgcgttttggtcattccccctcaccctaaatccgtccaaaccctatattaaagcctattagaagtattatatgttatatttcatcaaattccctcaaaaagaaaatcttaagctcctacatccaacttcaagaacctccaaagttcactattaattctgcaaatttattcaagattccaagttcctagttcaagaacttcaagaacctccaaagttcaccattaattctgtaaatttattcaagattccaagttccttgttcaataactccaagaaccatcattcaaaggcacgattaacatctccaAAACGAGTactgatctaaagttcatcattcaaggtatgtggggtttttcaacataaactatctttcgttcttgtgcccaaaagtaattttctttacaaaggcatgatttttatttgattttttatgaatttgaagcatgaacccatatcttatgatgattattatgaaatcttgatgtttatgattttgaaagatgaatttacatgcgtggagatataaaaaatgaatcttgaacgatatttatcatgattttgatatttgggtcgtgaatccccattggaaattgtgtttttttagaaagtgtgtgttataagcacgttgatgttgaatatttgagatattttgaatgatttgaccttttggtcttgatgGAGTTCTTTttaactcgagtgtgaaagaaattcacaacgtggttgattttgatagatgggaagcatgatggctcccgatgtatatttatatattactgaaatttttttgttgtggattgtctttgaaatgatctgagctaagtttgggagaaatctttagcaccgagtgggaggtataaagcgaccttacttccctggaactacgtgcccccgtaggagtgagcctgaggttaatttatatagtgatcactagtttgtgtggatttgatatcgatagtcctactccaatggaaaggataggatggctctccccaatgtgggttctacgttggactccatgtggctcacatggtttatgtcggttataggatctcccagtgtgtgtgtgtttccttgtgtctatggtgaatggtgaagtgatttgaaagtggaattgtgaaaattattctttcaaaagatttaaatgatatttacattatgagaactgatattcttgatgaactgaaagtgattgacaaattatatgatgacttacatgtgttattatacttatttcatcctctcatgattatgatgattttcttcgggctatgtaagtctttcatacaaCCTGCacatttcttataaatattgatgatgatgatgtttatgcaactgcatacacccccatatactcggttcctttccatggtactgacccacatcttcggatgtgggctgcattttctcggaatgtaggttcaggtgctcagttccagggtCGACAGTGAttttcgggcacgctgttctacatcctctgttgtggtgtgtcctcatgttccaaggacgtgatgtctgatgttggtttcatggaattgtttacatttgataactgagtatgagttagttggggtatgtctcaatggctcgctggttttattgattttcttagaggcttgtcaaactagtatagatgttgggagttaactaataagtcgtattttgttatctttctgaaatttttttattcttggatgatgattactctgttgatatttgagggttatttatggaaaccccgttgatttatgttgaactaaatgaaaatggctcaaagggttagcttggggctactcgtagcctcaagcaccgtgtgacgctctgggacccgtttttggggcattacaaaaatggacgtaattggaccaattgaacTAATAGCCtcgaatggacataggttcatcttggtagccattgattatttcatgaAGTGGATGGAAGCAACGACTTTCGAATCAGTGACCAAGAAAGCagtggttgattttattcactcCAATATTATTTATCGATTTGGCATTCCAAAGATAATTATCACGTATAATGCTGTAAATCTCAACAGTCATTTAATGTAAGAAGTATTTcaacaatttaagattatgcatcaaAATTCAACTCCTTATCGCCCGAAAGCGAATGGAGCTGTAGAAGCTGCTAGCAAGAACCTAAAGAAAATACT of the Capsicum annuum cultivar UCD-10X-F1 chromosome 11, UCD10Xv1.1, whole genome shotgun sequence genome contains:
- the LOC107846661 gene encoding uncharacterized protein LOC107846661; this translates as MDVIGPIELIASNGHRFILVAIDYFMKWMEATTFESVTKKAVVDFIHSNIIYRFGIPKIIITYNAIMHQNSTPYRPKANGAVEAASKNLKKILHKMVQGSRQWHEKLHFALLGYRTIVWTSIGATPYLLVDGTKAVTPAEIEILSLRVFEEAEVGDDQ